Genomic window (Streptomyces liliiviolaceus):
CGGGTGGAGAACCTCAAGCGCGAGGTCCTCGGCCGGGGCGAGGTCCAGGACCTGATCGCGTCCGCCTGGTCCTCCGTACGGCAGATGATCGTGTCCGCGGCAGAGGACGAGCGCAGTGAGCTGCGCCTGCGGGTGCGGGCGTCGCTGCTGTCGCTCGGGACGCGGATGGCGACCGACGCGCGGCTGCAGGGCAAGGTCGACGGGTGGGTCGAGGGGGCGGCGGTGTACGTCGTGACGACGTACCGGGACGAGATCACCTCGCTCATCACCGAGACGGTCGCCGGGTGGGACGCGGAGCATACGTCTCGGAAGATCGAGGCGCACATCGGGCGGGATCTGCAGTTCATCCGGATCAACGGCACGGTTGTCGGCTCGCTGGCGGGCCTGCTCATCTATGCGGTGTCCAAGGCGCTGGGGGCGTGACGGGTTCGCTTCCGCGGGTTGTTCGTCGTCCGCGGGTGCGTCGTGGCTGGTCGCGCAGTTCCCCGCGCCCCTAAAGGCAAAAGATTGCGCCGTTCCCCGCGCCCCTTTGGAGGGGCTGCGCCCCTTTAGGGGCGCGGGGAACGGCGCGGGCAACCCCCACCGACCCGCGGCCGAAGCACAAGCTTTTAAGGGGCGCGGGGAACTGCGCGAACGGCCCCCACCGGCCCGCAGCCGACGCGCAACCCGCAGAGCGCCCCCCACCGGTCAGGTGAGAGCTCCGTGGATCGGGGAACTCGGGGAGATGTTCCCGAGCCGCAAGGAGGGGTGCCATGGCCGTCACCGATGCAGGGTCCGCGGAAACCGGAGCCGTCACCACCGCCGTGCCCGCCCGACTGGACCGCCTGCCCTGGTCCCGCTGGCACTGGACCATCGTCATCGGGCTCGGCACGGTCTGGATCCTGGACGGCCTCGAAGTCACCGTCGTCGGCAACATCGCCGGCCGGCTCTCCGAGGAAGGCAGCGGACTGCCCATCTCGGCCGCCCAGGTCACCGGCATCGCCGCCGCCCTGTACGTGGCCGGAGCCTGCGCGGGCGCCCTGTTCTTCGGCCGGCTGACGGACAAGTTCGGCCGCCGCAAGCTGTTCATGGTCACCCTGGCCGTCTATCTCGCGGCCACCGCCATGACGGCGCTCTCCTTCTCCACCTGGTGGTTCCTCCTCTTCCGTTTCTTCACCGGCTTCGGCATCGGCGGCGAGTACGCGGCCATCAACTCGGCGATCGACGAACTGATCCCCTCGAAGTACCGCGGCCGCGTCGACCTGATCATCAACGGCAGTTTCTGGCTGGGCGCGATCGCCGGCTCGCTCCTGTCGATCGTCGCGCTGAACACGGACCTGTTCGCGATGAACGTCGGCTGGCGGCTCACCTTCCTCCTCGGTGTCGTCCTCGGCCTGGTGATCCTGCTCGTCCGCCGCAACGTCCCCGAAAGCCCGCGATGGCTGTTCATCCACGGCAAGGGCGACGAGGCGGAACGCCTGGTCACCGAGGCCGAGCGGCAGATCCAGGAGGAGACCGGCCGCGACCTGCCACCGCCCGCGGGCGAGATCACCATCCACCAGCGCAAGAGCATCGGCTTCGGCATGATCGCCCGTACGGTCTTCACGACGTACCGCAAGCGCGCCGTCCTCGGCCTCTCCCTCTTCATCGGGCAGGCGTTCCTCTACAACGCGATCACCTTCGGCTTCGGCGCGATCCTCACCAAGTTCTTCGACGTCCCCACCGGCAACACCGGTTACTACTTCGCCGTCATCGCGGTCGGCAACTTCCTCGGCCCGCTGCTCCTCGGCAAGTTCTTCGACACCGTGGGCCGCCGGATCATGATCTCGTCCACGTATCTGCTCTCCGGCATCCTGCTCTTCGGCACGGCCTGGCTCTTCGACCGGGGCTCGCTGACCGCGACCACCCTGACCGCCTGCTGGTGCGTGGTCCTGTTCTTCGCCTCGGCGGGCGCGAGCAGCGCGTATCTGACGGTCTCCGAGATCTTCCCGATGGAGACCCGCGCGATGGCCATCGCCTTCTTCTACGCCGTCGGCACCGCGGCGGGCGGTATCAGCGGCCCGCTGATCTTCTCGGAGCTGACCAGCACGGGGGTCGTCGGCGACACGGTCCTCGCCTTCCAGATCGGCGCCGGGCTGATGTGCGCGGCGGGCCTCGTCGCGGCACTGCTCGCGGTACGGGCGGAGGGCCGTTCCCTGGAGGACATCGCCAGCCCCCTGTCGACGGCGGAAGCCTCCTAGCCGCCGGGCGGCGGGGGGAGGGGGCGGTTGAGGAGCGGGACTCAGAGGAACCGGCGGGAACTGAGTACGCGTACTCTGTCGGCCCTGTGTACGGCAGAGGGACCTTTGTTCCCATGACCGAGAAGCTGCTGGGCCCGCTGTCGAAGCGCCCCTGGACGGAACGCTGGCCGACCCGCCTGCTGGGTGCCGCCCTGTCCTCGGCGGCGTACCTCCTCTGCCTCCCCCGGGATCTGCGCGACCACCCGGCGTCGCCCGGTTCGACCACGGAGGCGACGCCGGTGACCGTCGTCGGAGTCGTGGCCCTGGCCGTGCTGCTGCTCCTGCTGGCCGTCTACTTCGGCCACCGTGACGCCCTCGCCTGGCCCCTGCTGCTGGTGGCGGTGCCGCCGGCCGCGCTCATGTACCTCTCGTTCCACACACACCCGGAGCCGCCCGAACCGGCCGAGGTGCCCGGCTGGCCGTGGCAGCTGATCTGGGCGTCGTCCACACTCGTCATCGCCGCGGGCGTGCTCGTCGCGACGTCCGTGGGCCGGCGGCTCAGGGCGGACGCGGAGGAGTCGCTGGACGGACTGGTGTCCGCCCACGAGTCCCGGCCGCAGTCCCAGTCCCAGTACCAGTACCAGCCCCGGACTCAGGCTCAGGCTCATCCCCGGCCCAGGCCCCGGCACCAGCAGCGGGTGTGAGCGTCAGGCGCCCGTCGTGGACCCGGGCCGCACGATCATGAGGATCGTGACGGTGGCCCAGAGCAGATTGAAGATGCCGGTGAACATGGCGAGCCGGACCGTCACCCGGGGGTCCACGGCGACCACGACGGACGCGGCGGACGCCGTGGACGCGCCGGCGGCGGACGTGCCCGCCGCGCCGGGCACTTCCGCCGCCTCGGGTGCCTTCGCGGCCCCCGCCTCCACCGCTTCGATGATCTCCTCCTGGCGCGGCAGCACCAGCGCCAGCAGGACGGCCGCCGCGATCCCGGTCAGGACCATCGAGACGATCAGCCAGGTGTCGTAGAGCACGCCCATGCTGAGAGCCGTGGCCATGCCGAGGACGGGAACGGCGATGCCCAGGCCCGCGTACACCCGGCAGATCCGGTGCAGCAGGCGCACGGTCTCCGTGGCCCGTGGATCGTCCGGCTCGGCGAGGGCCCGCCGGGCGCTGGGCGGGAACATGCTGGCCGCGACGGTGACGGGACCGACGGCGACGATCGCGACGAGGACATGGAGGACGAGGAGGAACTTGGTCACGAGGGGACGGTAGGCGGCGTACCGGATCTTCGGGAAGTGGCGGTATCGCCAGCCTTCAACGGATTCTCGCCAGCCGTGGCGCAGCCCTGCATGCGCGCCGCACAGGGGCTCTGGCTCCCTGACCGCCGCTTGGCCGGAATCCGTGGCCTGCCTATGCTTTTGCCATGCACACCGTGGCCGTACTGGCGCTCGACCAGGTCATCCCGTTCGATCTGTCCGCCCCGATCGACACCTTCAACTGGGCCCGGCTGCCCGACGGCCGCGCGCCCTACCGGATCAAGGTCTGCTCGCCGGCCGGGGAGGTGAGCGCGGGGGCGTTCACCGTGCGGGCGCCGTACGGGCTTGAGGCGCTGGCCGAGGCGGACACGATCATCGTGCCCGGCACCACGGACCCGACCTCCCCGCTGCCGCCCGGGGTCGCCGAGGCCCTGCGCGCGGCGGCGGCGAACGGTACGCGCATCGCCTCGATCTGCGTCGGCGCGTTCATCTTCGCCGCCACCGGGCTGCTCGACGGGCAGCGGGCGACCACGCACTGGATCGCCGCAGCGGACCTGGCGGCGATGCACCCGGAGGTGGCGGTCGACCCCAACGTCCTCTACGTCGACAACGGCCAGTTCCTCACCTCGGCGGGCGCCGCCGCGGCGATGGACATGTGCCTGCACATGATCCGCAAGGACTACGGCTCGGCCGTCGCCGCCCACGCGGCCCGGATGTCCGTCATGCCGCTCGAACGGGAGGGCGGGCAGGCCCAGTTCATCGTCCACACCCAGCCCCCGGCCCCGGCGGGCACGACGATGGAACCCCTGCTGAACTGGCTGGAGGAGAACGCCGGCCGCGATCTGACGCTGGACGACATCGCCACCCGGGCGGGCACCAGCGCCCGTACGCTCAACCGCCGTTTCCGCGAACAGACTGGCACGACGCCGCTGCAGTGGCTGCACCGGGCGCGGGTGCGCAGGGCCCAGCACCTCCTGGAGAACACGTCCCACCCCGTCGAACGGATCGCGGTGCAGGCGGGGTTCGGTTCGCCGACGGCCTTCCGGGACCGGTTCAAGAGGGTGGTGGGGACGAGCCCGCAGGCGTACCGGAGGGCGTTCCGGGGAGCGCCGGAGGGCGCGGAGACCGGCTCCGGCCCGCTGACGGACACCGTTCTCGCCGGGCCGACGGACTCCCCTCACGCCCGGCTGAGCGGGGCCCGGCAGGGCTGAACCGGGGTGGGTGGCGCGGCGGCGGGGCCGGGTCCCAGCCCCGCGGGTCGGCCCGCAGGTCGACCGCGCAGATCAGCCCGCGATTCAGCCCGCAGTTCAGCTCCGCCGGTCGGCCACGGCCCACGACGCCAGGGCGACGGCCCCGGCCGCCCCGAACACCGCGGGCCACGCCCCGACCTTCTTGGCGAGCGGATGAGATCCGGCGAAGGCGGCCACATACGCGGCGGTCAGCGCCCCGGCGGCCCGCCCGCCGGCCTGCTGCCGCCACTGCTGGGCGGCGGCTGCCCCGGCGGCGGCGAGCACGACCCCGCCGAGCTGCCGCTTGCGGGTCCAGCGGGCGACCCCGTACCCGCCGATGAGCCCACTCGCGGCCACCACCGCGGCCGGTACCTTCGCCATCACTGCCTCCTGCTGCTGTCGCGTCCGACGGTCGAGTCCCGACGTGGCCACGTCCGGCGGTCACGTCCGAGGCGGCCACGTCCGCCGGTCAGCCGAGACTAGCCCGCCGGTCCGTCGCCCCGCCCACTCGCCCACTCGCCCTATCGGGCGAGGCCCGGGACCACCTCTCCCGACAGCGGCAGCCCCAGCCCCGCCACCGCGCGGGCGACGAGGCGGGCCATCTCGACGGCGCCGCGCTCCTGGAAGTGGGTGTTGTCCTGCACCCCGTTCGGGAAGTTCGGGTACTGCCCGGCGGTCAGCCACAGGAAGATCCCCTTGGAGGCCTCGACGCCGATCCCGTCGAGATAGGCGCGGCTGGACGCCGAGAGGTCGACCAGTGGAGCGCCCTCCTCCTGCGCGACCGCCTTCGCGGCATCCACGTACGCGGGGAAGGAGACGTTGAACTTCCCGGTGGTCGCGTCGTACGAACGCCGCGAGACGGGCGTCACGACGACGGGTGTCGCGCCGCGCGCCCGGGTGCCGCGGATGTAGTCGTTGCGCAGGTACTCCTTGTAGTCGGCGGGGGAGGTGTACCGCTCCGCGTTGCCCACGGTGGCGTCGTTGTGCCCGAACTGCACGAAGAGATAGTCGCCGGCCTTGATCACCTGATGGATCGCGGCCAGCCGCCCCTGCTCGATGAAGGAACGCGAACTGCGCCCGCCGATGGCACGGTTGGCGACGGTGATGTTCGACGTGAAGTACGAGGACAGCTTCTGGCCCCAGCCGGCCTGGGGGTAGTAGCCGGAGCTGTAGGTCTGGGCGGTGGAGTCACTGGCGATGTAGAGGGTCCCGGTCGCCGCGGCGGCGGCGTGCGCGGCCCCGGGCAGCCCCAGCACCCCGAGGGCCCCACCACCGACGACCCCGGCAGAACCGACCAGGAACCGCCGACGACTGCCTACCTGGCCACGGCCACTACCACTGCTGTTGCTACTGCGTCTGCTGCTGTTGCGGCTCATCTGACCTTCCCTGTAAGGGAGATGGGGGGATGTCAGAGAGGGGTGGCAGCAGACGAGGGAAAGGTTGCCGTCGCTCGGCTGCTCACTGCTGGGCGTCCGCCAGCCAGGTACGCCAGACAATGGGGCTGTTCGGCACGTCGGGCCGATCGAGAAGCCACAGCACGTACCCGGCGTGCAACCGGGCCCACGGATTCTCCGAACGCCGGGCCGCCTCCAGCCGCACGCGCAGCGGAGGCCCGTCGACGACCCGGGCCACGCGCACGTACTCGCGGTCCTTGCAGCGATAGGCCCGCCGCACGACGATCTCCACCAGGTCGATCAACTTGGTCCGGGCCACCGGATCCCGCCCGACGGAGTCCACGGCCAGCTCCCGGATGAGCTTCTCCTTCGTCCCCCACTCCTTGGCGGCGAGGGTCCACTCGTCCGGATACCGGGCCTCCCACTCCAGGAAGAGCAGGGCGTAGGGCAGCCCCGGCCACTCGGCGATGTCGTCGTGATCCAGGCTGTTCCACACACCGTCGGGCAGCGAACGGGCCGCGGCCCGCAACCGCTCCTCCCAGGCCGACCGCAGAGCCGGAACCTCGTACGGCTCCTCCACCCCCTCTTCCTGCAGCGACATCAACGTCGTGTTGAAGCGCGCCACAGCCTCCTCCGCCGTCTTCTGGGCGGAGGCCAAGTGATCGAGTGCGACGGCCCGCTCGGCAGGATTCTTCGAAATCAGTCCGTACGCCCAGGCCAACCGCTCGTCCCACGCCAGGGCGTCGTCCATGTCCGCCCCGCGCCCTTTCTCATGCCCCATGTGCCCCATGGGACAGATCATCCCCGAGCGGACCGGACACCACCCCTCCGGGCACCAATACCGAGAGGGAACGAAAAGGAAAGGCGGCGGATCAGACGCGGGTCGAGGGGCCCAACATCCCCCCACGCGGCCACCCCACCGAAAGCCGCTAACCCAACCCGGCGTGCTGGCGAGACGCGACCGCGAACCCCGCCCCACAGCCCAACCAACCCGCTCGCATCCCACCCAGCGGGCCCCCGCTTTTCCGGGCCGCGCGCTCGCTTCTCACCCGTGCTGGAGCGGGCCGAGTCAAGGGTGAAGCGAAGCGCAATCGCCGCAGGCGACGGCCGCAGGCCGCCCTTTACACGGCCCGTGGAGGCACGACACTGCCAAGAAGCGCGCGGCCTAAGAGCCACTTCGCAGGCGGGTCCCACCGAAACCCACCTACGGCCACCCCGGACTCAGGGGTGGCCGTAGGCACGGGGGTCAGTGGCCGGTAGGAACAGTGGCGCTCTGTTTCCTCAACTCAGCCAATCGCCGCTGATACAGAGGTCCGGCAGCGAATGCGCCTCGTGCCTCACTCGGAGTGGACAACTCCATGAGGTGATGAGCTACGGCCTTGAGGTGCGCAGACCAGGCCAGCACATGCTGTTGAGCGGTCCGCCCACATTCCTGCGGTTCACCGGGAAGGCACAACGGAAGCTGTGGCCCCAACTTGTTTGCCGCATGCCGGACGTAACGCGCAATCGAGGCCCATTCCTCGTCGGTCCGCTGTACGGCGTTGTTGCCGCCCTCCCGGCCCCACGGCCCGAAGTCGTCTCCGTGGTCGTCCATGTGCGGGCTCCTGATCATCGCAACGGATTGGCCGGTACGCCGATCGTAGCGACGCCGTCCGTTTCCCTGGGGTCACAGTGCCCGACTGAGGGAACACATGGACCACACGGGCCGCACATGGGCAAGAACTGAGGCGGAGTACAGGACTGCGCACCTTCCCCGTGGATGGCAGTGATGTCCGAGAGAACCGCTGTCATTCGTTCTCCACCCCAAATCTCGGGGAGAGGAGCACTCAGTACGTTTCCGATGGTGAGGAACCGGCCCAGGACACACGGCCACACGTCACCGGTCGGACCGATTGCGCATTTCTCGTGAGCGCAGTGACCGCACAGATCGCTGATCGTCGGGGCAGCACCCTTACTCGCCCGTCCGAATGCCCGGGTCTTGTCACCGCCCACCATGCCCACGCCGAGCATCGTCAGGTCTCTTGCCGCCTCACGGACGCGTTGGCCTTCCCGGACCGCAACGACTCCGCCACGAAGAGGGATGTCGAGGCTCAGCGCCTTTTCCACGTTCGTCCGCGTTCGCCTGTGTGAACCCCTGAGCCGGGTCACCGAGTCGTGCTCCTCCGCTGTGTCGGAGTAGTACGACGTGGCGAGTTTGACCCCGCATTCCTTGAACGTCTCCCACAGCTCGTCCCGGATGTGCGTCATGTTGGAGAACACCTCGACGGAGAGTCCTGAGCCATGAGCGTGCCGAATCAAAGCCGGAAGGCCCGGATGCAGGGTTGGTTCGCCACCGATGAACTGAACATCGAGTGCTCCGAGGTCCGCGAGTTGGTCAATGACGTGCGACCAGTCCTGAACGCTCAGGGCGCCGTGCGTCCCTTTGGGCGAAGAGTCCGCATAGCAGTGATCGCAGAACTCATTGCACAGTCCCGTGACCTCCAACCATGCAAACTTGAGTGCATTTTGGGCAGCGCTCATTACAGGACTCCTTGCGGGGGTCGTCTCGTGATTCAGGAGGCCGGGGCGACGATGGCAGGTGGGCGGTCCGGTGACATCAGCACCCGGGCCTACAGCGCGAAGGTTCCTGTTGCGGCCCTCACCCCGGCATTTCGTCGGCTCGGCTCTGGAGCAAGCGTCTTCTACGCGTCGATCAGCGACTAGTGGCCCCGTGTAGGCCGGCTGTCGGCCAGAATCGGCACATGGGCAGCAGCATCGGGGCCAACATTCGGCACCTACGCGAACAGCGGGGGTGGAGTCAGGCACGGCTGGCGCGTGAGGTTTGTCAGGCAGCGCGGGTATGCGGCGAACCAGTCGGACGGCAAGAGGTCAGCCGGTGGGAGACCGGCAAGCGCACGCCTCGCGAATGGTTGCCGTTCCTCGCCACCGCGCTGGGCGTGAACGTGGACGCTCTCGGTGCCCTTCAGAAACCGACTGAGCCTGCCGTACCGACTCTCGCTGAATTCCTGCCCGAAGGGGACCCGCTGAGTCCGTTGGAATACGGTACGGGGCGACGCATCGGAATGGGCACCGTCAACGAGTTGCAACAGCGGGTGCACGGGCTCAGGCTTGCTGATGATGTGCTCGCGGGGGGAGACCTGATCCGGCCCGCACTCAGAGACTTGAGACGTACGGTGAAGCTGTACCGGGAAAGCTCACACACCGGTGAGGTAGGGCAGCAACTTCTCCGTCAAATCGGTGAGTTGGCACAGATCGCGGGGTGGATCGCCAGCGATGCCGGGCAGCACGAGGAGGCAGAGCGGATCTACCGGCTGGGGATCAGTGCTGCGCACCAAGCCGAAGACCACACACTTTCGGGGAATCTCGCCGGATCACTCGCCTACCAGATGAGCAACACAGGGCGAGAGACCGAAGGGCTGGCGCTGGCCCGTGCTGCCCTAAACGACGCTGGCGCCGAAGCACCCCCGAAAGCTCGTGCACTGTACCTGGACCGTGTGGCATGGGCTCACACGAAGTCCGGGGGCGCAGCCGACGAACAACAAGCCATGCGCGCATTGGGAGAGGCCGAACAGGCGCTCAGCGAGGACGACGAGGGAATCGAGTCACCCGTCTACCTGTATTGGGTGGACGCCGGTGAACTCAAGGTGATGGAATCACGCGTTTACACAGAGCTTCACCGGCCCTTACGTGCTGTGCCGCTGCTCCGGAAAGTCCTTGGCGGCTACGACGCGACACACGCCCGGGAGATGGCTCTGTACTTGTCCTGGCTCGCCGTCGCCCTGGCTGACGCCAACGAACCGGAAGAGGCAGCAGCCGTAGCCGAGCGTGTCATCTCCCTTGGTTCCGACACATCGTCAAAGAGAGTGATGGAACGGCTGCGCGTCATTCTCGGTCGGTTGCGGGATTTCGCGGACGTGCCGGCAGTCGCTGCCCTGTTGGCCGAGCACCAGCGGTCTACAAATCCCGTATGAAGGCACGCCAAGCGTGAACACGCACGGAGAGTATGGGTCCTTCGGCCTTCTTGGAGTCGCGCACGAGGGCTGTGTCGACGGCGTGGGCGCACTCGACACACTCACCGCCCGCGCCGTTGCTGTAGGAGGACTTGAACCACGACGAGGGAGCGTCGGTGGCAGGCCGTGCAATCTTCATCCTGCGTAATCCTTAAGGACGGACTCGATCAGCTGGGTAGAGCGCTGAGGACTCAAGGCGGCGGCCCGCAATCCATCGAACGCCCTGACGTACTCACGCACATGATGCTCCCCTTCGAGGTAGACGGCATCGGTGATGCCGTCCCGGTACACGATGTCCGGATCCTCCTGGTCGGGGAAGCCGAGCATGGTGAACGATCCGGTGGCCGGGTAGGTGCCGGAATCGAACGGTAGGACTTGCAGAGTGACACTCGGCAACGCGGCTGCCGTCAGTACGCGTTCGAGCTGTTCTTTCATCAATGCCCGTTCGCCGATGACATTCCTGAGGGATGCCTCGTTCACCACGAACCAGGCGTCCGGGGCTCCGGGGCGCGTCAGCAGGGTTTGGCGCTCCATGCGTACGCGCACGGCCCGTTCGATGTCCTGGGCCGGCAGATGGGCCCCCGTCGTGTGTAGTTCGCCCGCGTATGCCGGAGTCTGCATGAGCCCGGGGAGCAGCTCGCACTGGTACTGGCGGAACGTGGAGGCCTCCTGCTCCAGGCCGATGTAGATGGAGAACCACTGGGGCACTCCTGTGCCGTGCTCCTGCCACCAGCCGCGTGTCTTGGCCTGCCGCGCAAGGGACTTCAGGAACTCCCGCAACTCGTCATCGGTCTCGTAGTAGCGGCACAGCGCATCGATGTCGGACGGCTGGACCCTGCCGCTCCCCGTCTCCATCCGATTGACCTTGGAGCCGCTCCAGTCCAAGGCCGCGCCCACTTGCGCACAGGTGAGGGCATTGGCCTCGCGCAACTTCTTCAGCTCGATCGAGAGGCGACGACGACGTGCCGTCGGTGAACCCGCCATTCCCAGGACCCTTCGCAGTAACCGGCGTTCAGTCTCGTGCCAAGAGGCTTGCTTGCCAATCACTCGGAAGTGGGAATCCCGCCGTGCACATTGCATTTCGGGATACGCAGGCGTCATTCTGACGATCGACGCCACTCACTGTGCGTGTTTGATCGACTCCATAAGGCAGTGAAGTGACGGTGCCGACGGAGTCTGAGAGGGGA
Coding sequences:
- a CDS encoding MFS transporter, which gives rise to MAVTDAGSAETGAVTTAVPARLDRLPWSRWHWTIVIGLGTVWILDGLEVTVVGNIAGRLSEEGSGLPISAAQVTGIAAALYVAGACAGALFFGRLTDKFGRRKLFMVTLAVYLAATAMTALSFSTWWFLLFRFFTGFGIGGEYAAINSAIDELIPSKYRGRVDLIINGSFWLGAIAGSLLSIVALNTDLFAMNVGWRLTFLLGVVLGLVILLVRRNVPESPRWLFIHGKGDEAERLVTEAERQIQEETGRDLPPPAGEITIHQRKSIGFGMIARTVFTTYRKRAVLGLSLFIGQAFLYNAITFGFGAILTKFFDVPTGNTGYYFAVIAVGNFLGPLLLGKFFDTVGRRIMISSTYLLSGILLFGTAWLFDRGSLTATTLTACWCVVLFFASAGASSAYLTVSEIFPMETRAMAIAFFYAVGTAAGGISGPLIFSELTSTGVVGDTVLAFQIGAGLMCAAGLVAALLAVRAEGRSLEDIASPLSTAEAS
- a CDS encoding protease — translated: MTKFLLVLHVLVAIVAVGPVTVAASMFPPSARRALAEPDDPRATETVRLLHRICRVYAGLGIAVPVLGMATALSMGVLYDTWLIVSMVLTGIAAAVLLALVLPRQEEIIEAVEAGAAKAPEAAEVPGAAGTSAAGASTASAASVVVAVDPRVTVRLAMFTGIFNLLWATVTILMIVRPGSTTGA
- a CDS encoding GlxA family transcriptional regulator, which gives rise to MHTVAVLALDQVIPFDLSAPIDTFNWARLPDGRAPYRIKVCSPAGEVSAGAFTVRAPYGLEALAEADTIIVPGTTDPTSPLPPGVAEALRAAAANGTRIASICVGAFIFAATGLLDGQRATTHWIAAADLAAMHPEVAVDPNVLYVDNGQFLTSAGAAAAMDMCLHMIRKDYGSAVAAHAARMSVMPLEREGGQAQFIVHTQPPAPAGTTMEPLLNWLEENAGRDLTLDDIATRAGTSARTLNRRFREQTGTTPLQWLHRARVRRAQHLLENTSHPVERIAVQAGFGSPTAFRDRFKRVVGTSPQAYRRAFRGAPEGAETGSGPLTDTVLAGPTDSPHARLSGARQG
- a CDS encoding rhamnogalacturonan acetylesterase — its product is MSRNSSRRSSNSSGSGRGQVGSRRRFLVGSAGVVGGGALGVLGLPGAAHAAAAATGTLYIASDSTAQTYSSGYYPQAGWGQKLSSYFTSNITVANRAIGGRSSRSFIEQGRLAAIHQVIKAGDYLFVQFGHNDATVGNAERYTSPADYKEYLRNDYIRGTRARGATPVVVTPVSRRSYDATTGKFNVSFPAYVDAAKAVAQEEGAPLVDLSASSRAYLDGIGVEASKGIFLWLTAGQYPNFPNGVQDNTHFQERGAVEMARLVARAVAGLGLPLSGEVVPGLAR
- a CDS encoding radical SAM protein, which gives rise to MSAAQNALKFAWLEVTGLCNEFCDHCYADSSPKGTHGALSVQDWSHVIDQLADLGALDVQFIGGEPTLHPGLPALIRHAHGSGLSVEVFSNMTHIRDELWETFKECGVKLATSYYSDTAEEHDSVTRLRGSHRRTRTNVEKALSLDIPLRGGVVAVREGQRVREAARDLTMLGVGMVGGDKTRAFGRASKGAAPTISDLCGHCAHEKCAIGPTGDVWPCVLGRFLTIGNVLSAPLPEIWGGERMTAVLSDITAIHGEGAQSCTPPQFLPMCGPCGPCVPSVGHCDPRETDGVATIGVPANPLR
- a CDS encoding helix-turn-helix transcriptional regulator yields the protein MGSSIGANIRHLREQRGWSQARLAREVCQAARVCGEPVGRQEVSRWETGKRTPREWLPFLATALGVNVDALGALQKPTEPAVPTLAEFLPEGDPLSPLEYGTGRRIGMGTVNELQQRVHGLRLADDVLAGGDLIRPALRDLRRTVKLYRESSHTGEVGQQLLRQIGELAQIAGWIASDAGQHEEAERIYRLGISAAHQAEDHTLSGNLAGSLAYQMSNTGRETEGLALARAALNDAGAEAPPKARALYLDRVAWAHTKSGGAADEQQAMRALGEAEQALSEDDEGIESPVYLYWVDAGELKVMESRVYTELHRPLRAVPLLRKVLGGYDATHAREMALYLSWLAVALADANEPEEAAAVAERVISLGSDTSSKRVMERLRVILGRLRDFADVPAVAALLAEHQRSTNPV
- a CDS encoding DUF397 domain-containing protein; translation: MKIARPATDAPSSWFKSSYSNGAGGECVECAHAVDTALVRDSKKAEGPILSVRVHAWRAFIRDL
- a CDS encoding helix-turn-helix domain-containing protein; the protein is MAGSPTARRRRLSIELKKLREANALTCAQVGAALDWSGSKVNRMETGSGRVQPSDIDALCRYYETDDELREFLKSLARQAKTRGWWQEHGTGVPQWFSIYIGLEQEASTFRQYQCELLPGLMQTPAYAGELHTTGAHLPAQDIERAVRVRMERQTLLTRPGAPDAWFVVNEASLRNVIGERALMKEQLERVLTAAALPSVTLQVLPFDSGTYPATGSFTMLGFPDQEDPDIVYRDGITDAVYLEGEHHVREYVRAFDGLRAAALSPQRSTQLIESVLKDYAG